GACCCCAAAGGCAAAGACTACAGCAAATACCGCGGTGCCACGCTCATCACCCCCAACCGCGCCGAAGCAGCCCTAGCTACCAACATCAGCATCACCGATGACGCGTCGCTTTTGGATGCTGGCATGAAGCTCAAAAACAACCTTGACTTAACCTACGCCATCATCACCCTCTCCGAAGATGGGATGGCTATCTTTGACCAAAACGTGGAAAAAATCCCCACCGTTGCGCGCGAAGTGTATGATGTTACAGGCGCGGGAGACACCGTGCTTGCCAGTCTTGGCTTTGCCCTGGCGTGCGGCATGAACATCACAGAAGCCGCTTTGTTTGCTACTTCTGCCGCAGCCGTGGTGGTGGGGAAACTGGGCAGTGCAACAGCCACTCTTGAAGAAATTATCCAGTATGAACGCTCCCTTGCCACCCCATCGCTCCATGAAAAAATCCTCACCGCGCAGGCGCTTAAACCGCTCCTTAGTGCCTACAAAGAGGGGACAGTTATTTTCACCAATGGCTGTTTTGACATCCTTCATGCAGGACACGTGCGCTACTTAGAAAAAGCCAAAAGCTTTGGAAACGTGCTAGTGGTGGGGCTAAACTCCGATGCGTCGGTGAAACGCCTCAAAGGTGAAAAACGCCCCATCAACCCCCAAGAGGACCGCGCCTTTGTGCTCTCAGGACTAAATTCAGTGGATTATGTGGTCGTGTTTGACGAAGAGACACCCTACCGCCTCATCCAAGAACTTTCGCCTGATATTTTAGTCAAAGGGGCAGATTATGAGGGCAAAGAGGTCGTGGGAAGCGACCTTGTCAAAGACGTGCGCCTTGTGGAGTTTTTAGAAGGGCGCAGTACAACGCAGATACTTAAAAAGGCACAACAATGAAAACAATGATTGCACGGGAAATGGCCGCCCACCAAGCGACGCTAGAAGCCACCATGCACAGCATGCAAGACGCCATCGAAGCCGCGGCTATCATGATGGTAGAAGCCTTAGAACAAGGGCACAAAGTCCTCTTTTTTGGCAACGGCGGGAGTGCGGCAGACGCGCAGCACTGGGCGGCGGAACTGAGTGGTCGCTACAAAGTAGAGCGCGGTGGGCTTGCAGGCATTGCCCTCACCACCGACACGTCCGCCCTCACTGCCATTGGCAACGACTACGGGTTTGAGTTTATCTTTTCACGCCAAGTCGAAGCCCTTGGACGCAAAGGAGACGTACTGGTGGGCATTTCCACGAGCGGCAACAGCCCCAACGTCTTGCGCGCCTTTGAAAAAGGCAAAAGTCTTGGGTGCAAAAGCATCGGTTTTAGTGGCAGAGGCGGCGGAGTGATGGCACCTTTGTGTGACGTGAACCTCATCGTTCCCTCCAACGACACGCCCCGCATCCAAGAGATGCACGGACTCATCGGACACATCTTGTGCCAAGCGGTCGATGACGCCTACGCGCCCAAAGGCTAACATGCGCACCTGCCGTTTTGAACTCTCGCCCGCTTACGCGCATTTGGAAGAGTTTTGCAAAAACATTGCACAAGAATTTGCCCAAAGCAACGCCACCATTCACCGCGCGCGCAACGAGCTAAAAACCTTACATGTAAAGGGTGAAGCACTGGTGGTGAAGTCTTTTAAAGTGCCCAATCTTTTTAACCGTATTGTGTACACATTTTTTCGAAAAAGCAAAGCCGAAAAATCTTTTAAGAATGCGCAAAAGCTTTTGGATTTAGGAATTTGTACCCCAGAACCTATCGCTTATATTGAGTTTTTCAAAAATGGCTTGTTACATACGAGCTATTTCATTGCCAAAGAATGGCCCTATGATTTCACTATCAGGGAACCTTTGTTGGAGGAAAATTTTCCAGATAAAGAGATTGTCTTAAATACTTTCGCACACTTTGTCCACACCTTGCACCATCAGCACATCACCCACAAAGACCTCTCCCCTGGCAATGTGCTCATTCGACGAGAAAATCTACAGATGTGTGTCGTAGATATCAACCGCATGGGCTTTTCTTCTTTAAACATGAAGCAAAAGTTAGTAAATTTCTCAAAACTGTGGGCAAAAGACGAGGATCTTGAAAAAATCATAACCGCCTATGCTGATAAAGAAAAAATCGATGTGCAAGAAGCTAATACAATAGCATTGCATTACTCTCAATCGCTAAAAAGAAAGAAGGGGTTAAAAAGAAAAATGAAAGCACTCTTCACAAAGCGTCCGTAAATGATAAAACATATTTCTGTCGTTATTATCGTAAAAAATGGTGCCCAAACACTCTCAAAGACTTTAGACAGCATAAGAGCGTTTGAAGACGTTATTGTTTATGACAACG
The DNA window shown above is from Sulfurospirillum tamanense and carries:
- the rfaE1 gene encoding D-glycero-beta-D-manno-heptose-7-phosphate kinase, coding for MHRLHGRTPTLLVVGDLMLDHYLWGACERISPEAPVQVVDIKNETTVLGGAGNVLSNLASLGAKVHVASVIGNDENGNALVEKLHTLGISHQSLVRQEGRKTSKKSRVMASHQQVVRFDAESKEPITAQSEAALLTHVQGLLDAADAVLLSDYGKGVLTPSFTQRLIALSNARGIPCLVDPKGKDYSKYRGATLITPNRAEAALATNISITDDASLLDAGMKLKNNLDLTYAIITLSEDGMAIFDQNVEKIPTVAREVYDVTGAGDTVLASLGFALACGMNITEAALFATSAAAVVVGKLGSATATLEEIIQYERSLATPSLHEKILTAQALKPLLSAYKEGTVIFTNGCFDILHAGHVRYLEKAKSFGNVLVVGLNSDASVKRLKGEKRPINPQEDRAFVLSGLNSVDYVVVFDEETPYRLIQELSPDILVKGADYEGKEVVGSDLVKDVRLVEFLEGRSTTQILKKAQQ
- the gmhA gene encoding D-sedoheptulose 7-phosphate isomerase, with the translated sequence MKTMIAREMAAHQATLEATMHSMQDAIEAAAIMMVEALEQGHKVLFFGNGGSAADAQHWAAELSGRYKVERGGLAGIALTTDTSALTAIGNDYGFEFIFSRQVEALGRKGDVLVGISTSGNSPNVLRAFEKGKSLGCKSIGFSGRGGGVMAPLCDVNLIVPSNDTPRIQEMHGLIGHILCQAVDDAYAPKG
- a CDS encoding lipopolysaccharide kinase InaA family protein, coding for MTPTRPKANMRTCRFELSPAYAHLEEFCKNIAQEFAQSNATIHRARNELKTLHVKGEALVVKSFKVPNLFNRIVYTFFRKSKAEKSFKNAQKLLDLGICTPEPIAYIEFFKNGLLHTSYFIAKEWPYDFTIREPLLEENFPDKEIVLNTFAHFVHTLHHQHITHKDLSPGNVLIRRENLQMCVVDINRMGFSSLNMKQKLVNFSKLWAKDEDLEKIITAYADKEKIDVQEANTIALHYSQSLKRKKGLKRKMKALFTKRP